From the Microplitis mediator isolate UGA2020A chromosome 6, iyMicMedi2.1, whole genome shotgun sequence genome, one window contains:
- the LOC130670289 gene encoding mitogen-activated protein kinase p38b-like isoform X1 — translation MPKFHKVEINKTEWEVPERYQMLTPVGSGAYGQVCSAVDTVSNQKVAIKKLARPFQSAVHAKRTYRELRMLKHMNHENVIGLLDVFHPSTSLEDFQQLYLVTHLMGADLNNIVRTQKLSDDHVQFLVYQILRGLKYIHSAGIIHRDLKPSNIAVNEDCELKILDFGLARPTENEMTGYVATRWYRAPEIMLNWMHYNQTVDIWSVGCIMAELLTGRTLFPGTDHIHQLNLIMEVLGTPRDEFMLKISSESAKNYIQSLPPLKKKNFKEVFRGANPLAINLLELMLELDSEKRITADQALAHPYLAQYADPTDEPVSLPYDQSFEDMDLPVEKWKELIYHEVINFVPQQLPSTSAAEPSVK, via the exons atgccGAAATTTCATAAAGTTGAGATAAATAAAACAGAATGGGAGGTTCCTGAACGTTATCAAATGTTAACACCAGTTGGTTCAGGTGCTTATGGCCAAGTGTG ttCAGCTGTTGACACAGTGTCAAATCAAAAGgtagctattaaaaaattggccAGGCCCTTTCAATCTGCAGTACACGCTAAGAGAACTTATAGGGAACTACGGATGCTCAAACACATGAATCATGAGAat GTGATTGGACTTTTGGATGTTTTTCATCCATCAACTTCTTTAGAAGACTTTCAACAACt GTACCTGGTAACCCATTTAATGGGCGCTGATCTCAATAATATTGTAAGGACTCAAAAACTATCGGATGATCATGTACAATTTCttgtttatcaaatattaagaggattaaaatatattcactcGGCGGGAATTATTCACAGA GATTTGAAACCTTCAAATATTGCAGTTAATGAAGattgtgaattaaaaattctcgatTTCGGTCTAGCACGACCTACGGAGAATGAAATGACTGGTTATGTAGCAACGAGATGGTATCGTGCGCCtgaaataatgctcaattggATGCACTACAATCAAACAG TTGACATTTGGTCTGTCGGTTGCATCATGGCCGAGTTGCTCACCGGAAGAACATTATTCCCTGGCACAGATC ATATTCATCAATTAAATCTAATAATGGAAGTCCTGGGTACTCCACGAGATGAGTTTATGCTGAAAATATCATCTGAGTCG gcaaaaaattatattcagagTTTACCGCCACTCaagaagaaaaatttcaaagaagTATTTCGTGGCGCTAATCCATtag ctatTAATTTACTTGAATTGATGTTGGAGTTGGACTCTGAAAAAAGAATTACTGCTGATCAAGCTCTGGCACATCCGTACCTAGCTCAGTATGCTGATCCAACAGATGAACCAGTATCTCTACCATACGACCAGAGTTTCGAAGACATGGATTTGCCAGTTGAAAAATGGAAGGAACTTATATATCACgaagtgataaattttgtgCCTCAACAATTGCCGTCCACTTCAGCAGCTGAACCATccgttaaataa
- the LOC130670289 gene encoding mitogen-activated protein kinase p38b-like isoform X2: protein MPKFHKVEINKTEWEVPERYQMLTPVGSGAYGQVCSAVDTVSNQKVAIKKLARPFQSAVHAKRTYRELRMLKHMNHENVIGLLDVFHPSTSLEDFQQLYLVTHLMGADLNNIVRTQKLSDDHVQFLVYQILRGLKYIHSAGIIHRDLKPSNIAVNEDCELKILDFGLARPTENEMTGYVATRWYRAPEIMLNWMHYNQTVDIWSVGCIMAELLTGRTLFPGTDHVDHLTRVLVLCGTPSEETISKITSQEAKNYIQSLPPLKKKNFKEVFRGANPLAINLLELMLELDSEKRITADQALAHPYLAQYADPTDEPVSLPYDQSFEDMDLPVEKWKELIYHEVINFVPQQLPSTSAAEPSVK from the exons atgccGAAATTTCATAAAGTTGAGATAAATAAAACAGAATGGGAGGTTCCTGAACGTTATCAAATGTTAACACCAGTTGGTTCAGGTGCTTATGGCCAAGTGTG ttCAGCTGTTGACACAGTGTCAAATCAAAAGgtagctattaaaaaattggccAGGCCCTTTCAATCTGCAGTACACGCTAAGAGAACTTATAGGGAACTACGGATGCTCAAACACATGAATCATGAGAat GTGATTGGACTTTTGGATGTTTTTCATCCATCAACTTCTTTAGAAGACTTTCAACAACt GTACCTGGTAACCCATTTAATGGGCGCTGATCTCAATAATATTGTAAGGACTCAAAAACTATCGGATGATCATGTACAATTTCttgtttatcaaatattaagaggattaaaatatattcactcGGCGGGAATTATTCACAGA GATTTGAAACCTTCAAATATTGCAGTTAATGAAGattgtgaattaaaaattctcgatTTCGGTCTAGCACGACCTACGGAGAATGAAATGACTGGTTATGTAGCAACGAGATGGTATCGTGCGCCtgaaataatgctcaattggATGCACTACAATCAAACAG TTGACATTTGGTCTGTCGGTTGCATCATGGCCGAGTTGCTCACCGGAAGAACATTATTCCCTGGCACAGATC ACGTTGATCATCTAACGCGAGTACTTGTACTTTGTGGCACTCCCTCAGAAGAAACTATAAGCAAAATAACAAGCCAAGAG gcaaaaaattatattcagagTTTACCGCCACTCaagaagaaaaatttcaaagaagTATTTCGTGGCGCTAATCCATtag ctatTAATTTACTTGAATTGATGTTGGAGTTGGACTCTGAAAAAAGAATTACTGCTGATCAAGCTCTGGCACATCCGTACCTAGCTCAGTATGCTGATCCAACAGATGAACCAGTATCTCTACCATACGACCAGAGTTTCGAAGACATGGATTTGCCAGTTGAAAAATGGAAGGAACTTATATATCACgaagtgataaattttgtgCCTCAACAATTGCCGTCCACTTCAGCAGCTGAACCATccgttaaataa